The proteins below come from a single Roseiflexus sp. RS-1 genomic window:
- a CDS encoding AAA family ATPase, translating into MSEPVPRLDLAPRLRRRLQPWNPLDYLRLLYWIFFFPQALRWYEQTFADPQHRDVTGREVWMVIQRDSVRRDLALMGLFLTLFIPPAVATALQGMGVSISWFSVAGGVAGGVAGGVAGGVAVGVAVGVAGGVAGGVAVGVAGGVAVGVAGGVAVGVAGGVAGGVAGGVAVGVAVGVAGGVAVGVAVGVAVGVAGGVAGGVAVGVAVGVAVGVAGGVAGGVAVGVAGGVAVGVAVLRLPDYLLLALPTWFIWSRHTVSPRPWLPRVTVIPIPGLRARLERWLIRDWSVGIHNINQILAYSLQFIPAAAAVNRAMVRLPAAQIIPAAAELARDPFDWDLVRFGAVPLRRALWRETIDGFVLLPSRIKQRWMDRFSLTPALDTPARAVCAGFWHLAQKDAQRAAQAFAVVRDLAGGEACYRLARALALAQRCSSFGDLAALGVDESFLTATQPPDGDPLAQRETWPALERLRRAAQEAHTVQTSVSRVVRSQALNRALAEVNEVLTGIEQIPRAERELVRAIATTWRDLLLHTTAEVGQATPTQPVRNPYIIGDPVPGNRLVGRDDVLRWLEELWYGSANPPSVVIFGHRRMGKTSILRNLDGRLGSRVHVAYVNLLLLGDLRNGAADLFVKLADSIADTLQHKQLPAPPIDDAAFEQRPELAFERYLKQVSAILNEQRLIIALDEFEQLEEWITNDRLPTDILKTLRGYIQMDERIAFAFAGLHTLEEMSSDYFQPFFASVIPVKVSFLSRGAVDQVLANPPDPEFALDYEREALDHIWELTGGQPYLVQLIGHRLVSRFNTLSFEQGKAQEPRFRRADVEAVITTDFYHQARYYFTGVWGQAQHGAPEQHTILRCLAPHPDGLPHARLCEISGLPERTVDQALQTLRRHDVVHDHDGQWRYTVELFRRWVEMGRGG; encoded by the coding sequence ATGAGCGAACCTGTGCCCCGTCTCGACCTGGCGCCCCGCCTCCGGCGCCGACTGCAACCCTGGAACCCGCTCGATTACCTGCGGCTGTTGTATTGGATCTTCTTCTTCCCGCAGGCGCTGCGCTGGTATGAGCAGACCTTCGCCGATCCGCAGCACCGTGACGTAACCGGACGCGAGGTATGGATGGTCATCCAGCGTGATTCGGTACGGCGCGATCTGGCGCTAATGGGGCTGTTTCTGACCCTGTTCATCCCACCGGCAGTCGCGACTGCGCTGCAAGGGATGGGCGTGTCGATATCCTGGTTCAGCGTGGCGGGCGGCGTGGCGGGCGGCGTGGCGGGCGGCGTGGCGGGCGGCGTGGCGGTCGGCGTGGCGGTCGGCGTGGCGGGCGGCGTGGCGGGCGGCGTGGCGGTCGGCGTGGCGGGCGGCGTGGCGGTCGGCGTGGCGGGCGGCGTGGCGGTCGGCGTGGCGGGCGGCGTGGCGGGCGGCGTGGCGGGCGGCGTGGCGGTCGGCGTGGCGGTCGGCGTGGCGGGCGGCGTGGCGGTCGGCGTGGCGGTCGGCGTGGCGGTCGGCGTGGCGGGCGGCGTGGCGGGCGGCGTGGCGGTCGGCGTGGCGGTCGGCGTGGCGGTCGGCGTGGCGGGCGGCGTGGCGGGCGGCGTGGCGGTCGGCGTGGCGGGCGGCGTGGCGGTCGGCGTGGCGGTACTGCGCCTGCCCGATTACCTGCTGCTGGCGCTGCCGACGTGGTTCATCTGGTCACGGCACACCGTATCACCGCGACCGTGGCTGCCGCGGGTGACGGTCATCCCGATCCCCGGTCTGCGGGCGCGCCTGGAGCGCTGGCTGATACGCGACTGGAGCGTCGGCATCCACAATATCAACCAGATTCTGGCGTACAGCCTTCAGTTCATCCCGGCGGCAGCGGCGGTCAATCGGGCCATGGTCCGCTTGCCGGCAGCGCAGATCATCCCGGCAGCCGCCGAGCTGGCCCGCGATCCTTTTGATTGGGATCTGGTGCGGTTCGGCGCCGTTCCACTGCGTCGTGCGCTCTGGCGTGAAACAATTGATGGCTTTGTTTTACTGCCTTCTCGGATCAAACAGCGCTGGATGGATCGTTTCTCGCTGACCCCAGCGCTGGACACCCCGGCGCGGGCGGTCTGCGCAGGGTTCTGGCATCTTGCGCAGAAGGACGCGCAGCGGGCGGCGCAGGCGTTTGCCGTGGTGCGCGATCTGGCGGGCGGTGAAGCCTGTTACCGGCTGGCACGTGCGCTGGCGCTGGCGCAGCGGTGCAGCAGTTTCGGTGATCTGGCAGCACTGGGCGTAGACGAATCATTCCTGACCGCCACCCAACCGCCGGACGGCGATCCGCTGGCGCAGCGTGAGACGTGGCCCGCACTCGAGCGCCTGCGGCGGGCAGCGCAAGAGGCGCACACGGTGCAGACGAGCGTGTCGCGGGTGGTGCGTTCGCAGGCGCTGAACCGGGCGCTGGCTGAGGTGAACGAGGTTCTGACCGGAATCGAACAGATCCCACGGGCGGAACGGGAACTGGTGCGCGCGATTGCCACGACCTGGCGCGACCTGTTGCTCCATACAACCGCCGAGGTTGGGCAGGCGACGCCGACGCAGCCGGTGCGCAACCCCTATATCATCGGTGATCCGGTGCCCGGAAATAGACTGGTAGGGCGCGACGATGTGTTGCGCTGGCTTGAAGAACTCTGGTACGGCAGCGCCAACCCGCCGTCGGTGGTGATCTTCGGGCACCGGCGCATGGGGAAAACGTCGATCCTGCGCAACCTGGATGGGCGGTTGGGGAGCCGGGTGCATGTTGCGTATGTCAATCTTCTGTTGCTCGGCGATCTGCGCAACGGCGCTGCTGATCTGTTTGTGAAACTGGCTGACAGCATCGCCGATACCCTCCAGCACAAACAGTTACCTGCGCCCCCGATTGACGACGCGGCGTTTGAGCAGCGGCCCGAACTGGCGTTTGAACGCTACCTGAAGCAGGTCAGCGCAATACTAAACGAGCAGCGCCTGATCATCGCGCTCGACGAGTTTGAGCAACTGGAAGAGTGGATCACCAACGACAGACTGCCGACCGACATCCTGAAGACGTTGCGCGGCTACATCCAGATGGACGAACGGATTGCGTTCGCCTTTGCCGGGCTGCACACCCTTGAAGAGATGAGCAGCGACTATTTTCAGCCGTTCTTCGCCAGTGTCATTCCGGTCAAGGTCAGCTTCCTGAGTCGTGGCGCGGTCGATCAGGTGCTGGCGAACCCGCCCGACCCGGAGTTTGCGCTGGATTACGAGCGTGAGGCGCTTGACCATATCTGGGAACTGACCGGCGGGCAGCCGTACCTGGTGCAACTGATCGGGCATCGGCTGGTCAGCCGGTTCAACACACTCTCCTTCGAGCAGGGCAAGGCGCAGGAGCCACGCTTCCGGCGCGCCGATGTCGAAGCAGTGATCACCACCGATTTCTATCACCAGGCGCGCTACTACTTCACCGGTGTGTGGGGGCAGGCGCAGCATGGCGCGCCGGAGCAGCACACCATCCTGCGTTGCCTGGCGCCGCACCCCGATGGACTGCCGCATGCCCGGCTGTGCGAGATCAGCGGGTTGCCGGAGCGCACGGTCGATCAGGCGCTCCAGACACTGCGCCGCCACGATGTGGTGCACGATCACGATGGGCAGTGGCGCTACACCGTCGAACTGTTCCGGCGCTGGGTGGAGATGGGCAGAGGGGGGTGA
- a CDS encoding SGNH/GDSL hydrolase family protein codes for MRPVARMVLLLLVVVALTMFMPTTPAQATTTASSPRITYVALGNSLGFGLWDFSRGGYVYRYGAALAADTGATVSLINLSVPGWTSSDLLNALRNRWTFRLSVMSAQVVTWDIGGNDLLRARDRYIAGTCGGLDNQECLREAVTTFRSNWRAIVREIATLRGGRPTVYRTMDLYYPFVAQDAASGRLPVLLPYLRQTNDIIRATGCGVRVANVYAAFNGSYDAPRQPALYLSFDGYHPNAAGHAVIAGQLRALGYEPAIAIPVSCS; via the coding sequence ATGAGACCCGTTGCTCGCATGGTTCTGTTGCTGCTCGTGGTCGTCGCTCTCACGATGTTCATGCCGACGACTCCCGCACAGGCGACCACGACTGCCTCATCACCCCGGATCACGTATGTTGCGCTTGGCAACTCGCTCGGGTTCGGACTATGGGATTTCAGTCGTGGAGGGTACGTGTATCGGTATGGGGCAGCACTGGCTGCCGACACCGGCGCGACCGTTTCGTTGATCAATCTCAGCGTGCCTGGATGGACGAGCAGCGACCTGTTGAATGCGCTGCGCAATCGCTGGACATTTCGTCTGTCAGTCATGTCGGCGCAGGTGGTGACGTGGGACATCGGCGGGAATGACCTGTTGCGCGCCCGCGATCGGTACATCGCCGGTACGTGCGGCGGTCTGGACAACCAGGAGTGCCTGCGTGAGGCAGTGACAACCTTCAGGAGCAACTGGCGCGCTATTGTGCGTGAGATTGCGACGTTGCGCGGCGGGCGCCCGACAGTCTATCGCACGATGGATCTGTACTACCCGTTTGTTGCCCAGGACGCTGCCAGCGGTCGTCTCCCGGTGTTGCTGCCTTATCTCCGGCAGACGAACGACATCATTCGTGCGACCGGATGCGGTGTCAGAGTCGCCAATGTCTACGCAGCATTCAATGGCAGTTATGACGCTCCCCGGCAGCCAGCACTGTACCTCTCATTCGATGGCTATCACCCGAATGCAGCCGGTCATGCGGTCATTGCCGGTCAGCTACGGGCGCTGGGGTACGAACCAGCCATAGCCATACCCGTGTCGTGCTCGTAA
- a CDS encoding AAA family ATPase → MFDTLFAAVAEAVFNLLLQESGLTERVRAVLRIDPERHGFQIALARACTDFTQQHPAWAAALFDQHFLTQPEVVELLSRLLARRGQPDPARMAALWAAQLHRADPTHHAQAATVAADFLRMLEAELDARPELRALSESRDIAAVKDNTDTIAAEITALRRDFAEALRLLQAALAALPALPATPKPSLAGVIERFISGVYTPADLDLLREALRAGQIAIATGERAVSLGGSADGAVIVTGDHNRIIILQGHAATVARELTASPPNPPAVYPPNPFTPLSGRITDPTRIFGRQREVQQALDYLRSGSSVAFIGDSGVGKSSLLTLLKERAETELGRTPILLDMQKLHSEDDYYQALCEEAGIATVKGGWKLERALRGRRLLLLLDEIEKMTWDGFSHNLRAELRGLAEGECAPFKLVLVARSPLDRLFPDSELNTSPLAGICQQINVKPWNNATARTFIQQRLSGTPVHFSDGEIELLVRSSNGLPLRLMQSAFNLYRTKTSGDV, encoded by the coding sequence ATGTTCGACACGCTCTTCGCTGCCGTCGCTGAAGCCGTATTCAACCTCCTGCTCCAGGAGAGCGGGCTGACCGAACGGGTGCGCGCGGTTCTGCGCATCGATCCCGAACGGCATGGATTTCAGATCGCGCTGGCTCGCGCCTGTACCGATTTCACGCAGCAACATCCGGCATGGGCTGCCGCGCTGTTCGATCAGCACTTTTTGACCCAACCGGAGGTCGTTGAACTGCTGTCCCGGCTGCTCGCCCGGCGGGGGCAACCCGATCCGGCGCGCATGGCTGCATTGTGGGCAGCGCAACTGCACCGCGCCGACCCGACGCACCACGCCCAAGCCGCGACCGTCGCCGCCGACTTCCTGCGCATGCTGGAGGCAGAACTGGATGCGCGACCGGAACTGCGGGCGCTGAGCGAGAGTCGCGATATTGCGGCAGTGAAGGACAACACCGATACGATTGCCGCTGAGATAACCGCGCTCCGCCGCGATTTCGCTGAGGCGTTGCGGTTATTGCAGGCGGCGCTGGCTGCGTTGCCCGCGTTACCTGCCACCCCCAAGCCATCACTCGCCGGGGTGATCGAGCGCTTCATATCCGGCGTCTACACCCCTGCCGATCTCGACCTGCTGCGCGAAGCGTTGCGTGCCGGTCAGATCGCCATTGCAACCGGCGAGCGGGCGGTGAGCCTGGGCGGCAGCGCCGATGGCGCGGTGATCGTGACCGGCGACCACAATCGGATTATCATCCTTCAAGGTCATGCCGCGACCGTTGCCCGTGAACTGACCGCATCACCGCCAAACCCGCCAGCAGTTTACCCGCCCAACCCCTTTACGCCGCTCAGCGGGCGGATCACCGATCCCACGCGCATCTTCGGCCGCCAGCGCGAAGTGCAGCAGGCGCTCGACTATCTCAGATCGGGGAGCAGCGTTGCCTTCATCGGCGACAGCGGCGTCGGTAAGTCGTCGCTGTTGACGCTGCTGAAAGAGCGCGCCGAAACCGAACTGGGGCGAACACCGATCCTGCTCGATATGCAGAAATTGCACAGCGAAGATGACTATTACCAGGCGCTCTGCGAAGAGGCAGGGATCGCTACGGTGAAAGGTGGCTGGAAGTTAGAACGTGCGCTGCGCGGGCGACGCCTGTTGCTCTTACTCGACGAAATCGAAAAGATGACCTGGGACGGCTTCAGTCACAATCTGCGCGCCGAACTGCGCGGGCTGGCTGAAGGCGAGTGTGCGCCCTTCAAACTGGTGCTGGTGGCCCGCTCGCCGCTCGACCGGCTCTTCCCCGATAGCGAACTGAACACCTCGCCGCTGGCCGGTATCTGCCAGCAGATCAATGTGAAGCCCTGGAATAATGCTACTGCGCGGACGTTCATTCAGCAGCGGCTGAGTGGCACGCCGGTGCACTTCAGCGATGGTGAGATCGAGCTTCTGGTGCGCAGCAGCAATGGCCTGCCGTTGCGCCTGATGCAGTCCGCCTTCAACCTGTACCGGACGAAAACAAGTGGTGACGTATGA
- a CDS encoding MFS transporter: MTIPSLQRSTFAARTFAALRYRNYRLWFFGQMVSLFGSWMQTTAQGFLVFQLTGSPAYLGYVGFAAGVPAWALTLYGGVVADRVPRRTLLIVTQIAQMALAFILAGLVFSGIVQPWHIIVLSLLLGVANAFDAPARLAFVRELVDKEDLTNGIALNATMFNLATTTGPAMAGVMYNLVGPAWCFMLNGISFLAVIGALWRMRIASGPVAPRNASAWRDLREGLSYILHEPVVRTLIVLVGATSCFGISFATLFPAWAVRILGGDATTTGLLQSARGLGALMGALLIASLGRFQFKGRLLTVGTFAFPLLLILMTFTNRLWLTLAILVASGLAVILIMNLANALVQTLTPDALRGRVMAVYSMVFFGMMPVGALWVGVVAERVGEPAAVISGALAVLGVAGAIFVAVPQIRALR; this comes from the coding sequence ATGACCATTCCATCGTTGCAGCGCAGCACATTTGCCGCAAGGACGTTCGCGGCGTTACGCTACCGTAACTATCGTCTCTGGTTCTTTGGTCAGATGGTGTCGCTCTTCGGCTCCTGGATGCAGACCACTGCCCAGGGATTCCTGGTGTTCCAGTTGACCGGTTCGCCGGCGTACCTGGGATACGTCGGCTTTGCTGCTGGCGTGCCCGCCTGGGCGTTGACCCTGTATGGCGGCGTGGTTGCCGACCGTGTGCCGCGGCGGACGCTCCTGATTGTGACGCAGATAGCGCAGATGGCGCTGGCGTTCATTCTGGCAGGGCTGGTCTTCAGCGGCATTGTTCAACCCTGGCACATTATCGTTCTGTCGCTGTTGCTGGGGGTCGCCAACGCCTTCGACGCCCCGGCGCGCCTGGCGTTCGTGCGCGAACTGGTCGATAAGGAGGATCTGACGAACGGTATTGCACTCAATGCGACAATGTTCAACCTGGCGACCACGACCGGACCGGCAATGGCGGGCGTCATGTACAACCTGGTCGGACCGGCGTGGTGTTTCATGCTCAACGGTATCTCGTTTCTGGCGGTCATCGGCGCACTCTGGCGGATGCGAATCGCGTCTGGTCCGGTTGCGCCGCGCAATGCCTCCGCGTGGCGCGATCTCCGGGAGGGTCTGAGTTACATCCTGCACGAGCCGGTGGTGCGGACGCTGATCGTGCTGGTTGGGGCGACGAGTTGCTTCGGTATTTCGTTTGCGACCCTCTTCCCGGCGTGGGCGGTGCGCATTTTAGGCGGCGACGCAACAACGACCGGGCTGTTGCAATCGGCGCGCGGTCTGGGCGCGCTGATGGGCGCGTTGCTGATTGCATCGCTTGGTCGCTTTCAGTTCAAAGGGCGCCTGCTCACGGTCGGCACGTTCGCCTTTCCACTCCTGCTGATCCTGATGACCTTCACCAACCGGTTGTGGCTGACTCTGGCGATCCTGGTCGCTTCCGGTCTGGCGGTCATCCTGATCATGAATCTGGCGAATGCGCTGGTGCAGACGTTGACCCCTGATGCGTTGCGCGGTCGGGTGATGGCGGTGTACAGCATGGTTTTCTTCGGCATGATGCCGGTAGGGGCGTTGTGGGTCGGGGTGGTTGCCGAGCGGGTGGGAGAACCGGCGGCAGTGATCAGTGGGGCGCTGGCGGTGCTGGGTGTCGCAGGAGCGATTTTTGTCGCCGTGCCGCAAATTCGGGCGTTGCGGTGA
- a CDS encoding PIG-L family deacetylase: protein MSYDVMVISAHPDDAEVQMGGTIALLTGQGKRVLLVDLCDGEPSDFALPGVRVDQARRAAAHLGADRIFLDGQDRLITDTLHLRFEVARLIRIHRPSLVFATTDACIHPDHAAVGSLVSAAVFYARLDHWERVPGGDVLGDTAPWAIDRLFYPHCKMEPPWGRDFAFAVDVSATYDRKRAALAEYGSIFKVEGHDRLLTLYEAEDAYIGRLFGVAYAEAFKSHSPLLVSSPTVFLPALHG from the coding sequence ATGTCATACGATGTCATGGTCATCTCCGCACACCCCGACGATGCAGAAGTGCAGATGGGAGGCACGATTGCGCTGCTCACCGGACAGGGGAAACGGGTGTTGCTGGTGGATCTCTGCGACGGCGAACCGAGCGATTTTGCGCTGCCGGGAGTGCGTGTCGATCAGGCGCGACGGGCGGCAGCGCATCTGGGGGCGGATCGCATCTTTCTCGACGGGCAGGATCGACTGATCACCGACACGCTTCACCTGCGGTTCGAAGTCGCCCGCCTGATCCGCATCCATCGTCCGTCACTCGTCTTTGCCACAACCGACGCCTGCATCCACCCTGATCACGCTGCCGTTGGGAGTCTGGTCAGCGCAGCCGTCTTCTATGCGCGTCTCGATCACTGGGAGCGTGTGCCGGGTGGTGACGTGCTCGGCGATACGGCGCCGTGGGCAATTGATCGACTCTTCTACCCGCACTGCAAGATGGAACCGCCGTGGGGGCGCGACTTCGCCTTTGCAGTGGATGTCAGCGCCACCTACGACCGCAAACGCGCTGCGCTGGCGGAGTACGGTTCGATCTTCAAGGTCGAAGGGCATGACCGGTTGTTGACTCTCTACGAAGCGGAAGACGCCTACATCGGCAGACTTTTCGGCGTGGCGTATGCCGAGGCGTTCAAGAGTCACAGCCCATTGCTCGTTTCCAGCCCAACCGTGTTCCTGCCAGCGTTGCACGGGTGA
- a CDS encoding DUF262 domain-containing protein: protein MSLGTMLNTRTISYLELIGNGKRYRVPPYQRDYSWNEEQWDDLWNDIIDLHNKPDSCHYMGALVVQEESDRDLLIIDGQQRMATLSILALAIIALLNERVHQGIDPDRNRERMRELRNRFIGERDPASLIESSRLTLNETDNPLNIGQRRHPTSLPF, encoded by the coding sequence ATGAGCCTGGGCACAATGTTGAACACACGCACGATCAGTTATCTTGAACTGATCGGTAACGGGAAACGCTACCGCGTGCCGCCGTACCAGCGCGACTATTCGTGGAATGAGGAGCAGTGGGACGATCTCTGGAACGATATTATCGACCTGCACAACAAGCCCGACAGCTGCCACTACATGGGTGCGCTGGTTGTTCAGGAGGAGAGTGATCGCGATCTGCTGATTATTGATGGTCAACAACGCATGGCCACCCTGAGTATTCTGGCGCTGGCCATCATTGCCCTGCTCAACGAGCGCGTGCACCAGGGGATCGATCCGGATCGCAATCGCGAACGCATGCGCGAGCTGCGCAATCGGTTCATTGGCGAGCGTGATCCAGCCTCACTGATTGAGAGCAGTCGGCTGACGCTTAACGAGACCGACAATCCACTGAACATCGGGCAACGACGCCATCCGACATCTTTACCCTTTTGA
- the pdo gene encoding protein disulfide oxidoreductase translates to MALLNDKDRKIVREQLDEGLKRPVTMAFFSSKNNCELCDVTSELVEEVASIHPLLRVATYDLEADAARAAELGVDKAPAIVVLGGEDQQNYGVRFYGIPSGYEFVTLLEALRMVGSDSVELQAATRAFLNELKQPMHLQVFVTPGCPYCPRAGVLAHRLAYASPLITADVIEVTEFPELGERYEVMGVPRTVIDDVVHIEGAAPEGMLLGKLREALAAA, encoded by the coding sequence ATGGCGCTCTTGAACGATAAAGATCGGAAGATCGTGCGCGAGCAGCTGGACGAAGGATTGAAGCGACCGGTGACGATGGCGTTTTTCAGCAGCAAGAACAACTGCGAACTGTGCGATGTCACCAGCGAGCTGGTGGAAGAAGTCGCCAGCATTCACCCGCTGCTGCGCGTAGCGACCTATGATCTGGAGGCGGACGCTGCGCGCGCGGCGGAACTGGGGGTCGATAAGGCGCCGGCGATTGTTGTGCTTGGCGGCGAGGATCAGCAGAACTACGGCGTGCGGTTCTACGGCATTCCCAGCGGCTACGAATTCGTGACCCTGCTCGAAGCCCTGCGCATGGTCGGCAGCGACTCGGTGGAACTGCAAGCGGCGACGCGCGCGTTCCTGAACGAACTGAAGCAACCGATGCACCTCCAGGTCTTTGTCACACCTGGCTGCCCCTACTGCCCGCGCGCTGGCGTGCTGGCGCACCGCCTGGCGTATGCCAGCCCGCTGATCACCGCCGATGTCATCGAGGTCACCGAGTTCCCGGAACTCGGCGAGCGCTACGAAGTGATGGGAGTTCCCCGCACTGTCATCGACGATGTGGTGCACATCGAAGGCGCGGCGCCGGAAGGGATGCTGCTCGGCAAACTGCGCGAGGCGCTGGCGGCAGCGTAA
- a CDS encoding HNH endonuclease family protein, with protein sequence MKPIYVADQKFQNDFATLAIPTGGQRKKIVKYILTRLESQLSGRFCDPETDPASIEHILPENPTQEWESSFPHTQWEAAVYRLGNLTLLAPSDNRRVGNAPYHEKRAVYSQSACTLTRQIPDMAPEEWTPALLERRQKEMARKAVEIWRIDAAGD encoded by the coding sequence TTGAAGCCAATCTATGTCGCCGATCAGAAATTCCAGAACGATTTTGCCACTCTTGCCATTCCCACCGGTGGACAACGAAAGAAGATCGTCAAATATATCCTGACCAGACTCGAAAGTCAGCTATCAGGTCGGTTTTGCGATCCTGAAACCGATCCGGCGTCAATCGAGCATATTTTGCCCGAAAATCCAACCCAGGAATGGGAATCATCGTTTCCGCACACGCAGTGGGAAGCGGCTGTTTACCGCCTCGGCAATCTGACGCTCCTTGCCCCCTCGGACAACCGTCGGGTGGGGAATGCGCCCTATCACGAAAAGCGTGCCGTGTACAGCCAGAGCGCCTGTACGCTGACTCGTCAGATTCCCGATATGGCCCCTGAAGAGTGGACACCAGCCCTGCTCGAACGTCGTCAGAAAGAGATGGCGCGGAAGGCGGTCGAAATCTGGCGCATCGACGCAGCAGGGGATTGA
- a CDS encoding DegT/DnrJ/EryC1/StrS family aminotransferase — protein MAKLAINGGAPVRTRPWPRWPQWDAREEQRVLDVLRSDDWGGFAPVVEEFERAFAQHHGATFGIAAVNGTQTLVAALMAVGIGRGDEVIVPPYTFIATASAVRLVGATPVFADIEADTYNLDPAAAEAAITSRTRAIIPVHFAGQAADMDRLTALAQRHGLILIEDAAHAHGASWRGRMCGSLGDVGSFSFQSSKNMTAGEGGALTTNNRALADAIRSRVNQGRAIGGAWYEHPNLGTNMRLSAWQAAVLLAQLERLDEQTDRRMACARRLNAFFAEVEGIQPMRWDERADRHAFHLYMVRYDEHAFGVPRDLFEQALEAEGIPCSTGYPFPLYRQQSLGAEFARATHCPNAEQACREAIWLPQWLLLADPHEMEDVVAAVIKIRDHRDELHYAASL, from the coding sequence ATGGCGAAACTTGCAATCAACGGAGGCGCACCGGTGCGCACCCGTCCCTGGCCCCGCTGGCCGCAGTGGGATGCGCGGGAAGAGCAGCGAGTGCTCGATGTGCTCCGCAGCGACGATTGGGGCGGGTTCGCGCCGGTGGTTGAGGAGTTCGAGCGCGCGTTCGCGCAGCACCACGGCGCCACCTTCGGCATTGCGGCTGTCAACGGTACGCAGACCCTCGTAGCGGCGCTCATGGCGGTCGGCATCGGTCGCGGCGATGAGGTGATCGTGCCGCCGTACACCTTCATCGCCACAGCATCAGCGGTGCGTCTGGTCGGCGCAACGCCGGTCTTTGCCGATATCGAGGCGGATACCTACAATCTCGATCCGGCTGCGGCGGAAGCTGCAATAACCTCGCGCACACGGGCGATCATTCCGGTCCACTTCGCCGGTCAGGCGGCGGATATGGATCGCCTGACGGCGCTGGCGCAGCGTCACGGTCTGATCCTGATCGAGGATGCCGCCCACGCGCACGGCGCATCCTGGCGCGGTCGGATGTGCGGATCGCTTGGCGATGTCGGTTCGTTCAGTTTCCAGAGCAGCAAGAATATGACCGCTGGCGAGGGTGGGGCGCTGACAACGAACAACCGGGCGCTCGCCGATGCCATCCGCAGCCGGGTCAACCAGGGGCGCGCGATTGGCGGCGCCTGGTATGAGCACCCGAATCTGGGCACGAATATGCGTCTGTCTGCCTGGCAGGCGGCTGTGCTCCTGGCGCAACTGGAGCGTCTCGATGAACAGACCGACCGGCGCATGGCATGTGCGCGCCGTCTGAATGCGTTCTTCGCCGAAGTTGAGGGCATTCAGCCGATGCGCTGGGACGAACGCGCGGACCGGCACGCCTTTCATCTGTACATGGTGCGCTACGATGAACATGCCTTTGGCGTGCCGCGCGATCTGTTCGAACAGGCGCTGGAAGCCGAGGGTATTCCGTGTTCGACGGGGTATCCCTTTCCGCTCTACCGGCAACAATCGCTGGGAGCGGAGTTTGCGCGCGCCACTCATTGCCCGAATGCCGAACAGGCGTGTCGTGAGGCGATCTGGCTGCCGCAGTGGCTGCTGCTTGCCGATCCGCACGAGATGGAAGATGTCGTCGCTGCGGTGATCAAAATCCGCGATCATCGGGATGAACTGCACTATGCTGCTTCCCTCTGA